A window of the Aeromicrobium phoceense genome harbors these coding sequences:
- a CDS encoding Glu/Leu/Phe/Val dehydrogenase dimerization domain-containing protein, with product MSTPSSFGTHHEQVVFCHDEASGLRAIIALYSTALGPGLGGTRFFPYASEGDALADVLNLSQGMAYKNALAGLDLGGGKAVIIGDPHTDKSEALLRAYGRFVQTLAGRYFTACDVGTFSTDMDVIARECDYVTGRTVEHGGAGDSSVLTAFGVYQGMRASAQFAWGDTSLAGKRVGIAGVGKVGRHLTAHLVQEDAQVVVTDIDPAAVARLVEQYPGLEVAESTEALIAADLDVYAPCALGGALNESSVEALTARVVAGAANNQLAHDGIGKLVTDRGIVYAPDYCVNSGGVIQVADELDPSGFSFDRAKARATGIFDTTLAVLERAASEGITTAEAADRQAEQRIREIGRLAQIRLP from the coding sequence ATGAGCACGCCCAGCAGCTTCGGCACCCACCACGAGCAAGTCGTCTTCTGCCACGACGAGGCCTCCGGACTGCGGGCGATCATCGCCCTCTACTCCACCGCCCTCGGTCCCGGCCTCGGCGGCACCCGGTTCTTCCCGTACGCCAGCGAGGGTGACGCGCTGGCCGACGTGCTCAACCTCAGCCAGGGCATGGCCTACAAGAACGCCCTCGCCGGGCTCGACCTCGGCGGCGGCAAGGCCGTGATCATCGGCGACCCGCACACCGACAAGTCCGAGGCCCTCCTGCGCGCCTACGGCCGCTTCGTCCAGACCCTCGCGGGCCGGTACTTCACGGCGTGCGACGTGGGCACGTTCTCCACCGACATGGACGTCATCGCGCGCGAGTGCGACTACGTCACCGGTCGCACGGTCGAGCACGGCGGCGCCGGCGACTCCAGCGTCCTGACCGCCTTCGGCGTCTACCAGGGCATGCGCGCCTCGGCGCAGTTCGCGTGGGGCGACACGTCCCTGGCCGGCAAGCGCGTCGGCATCGCCGGCGTGGGCAAGGTCGGGCGTCACCTGACCGCCCACCTCGTGCAGGAGGACGCCCAGGTGGTGGTCACCGACATCGACCCGGCCGCCGTGGCCCGCCTGGTCGAGCAGTACCCGGGCCTCGAGGTCGCCGAGTCCACCGAGGCGCTGATCGCCGCCGACCTCGACGTCTACGCGCCGTGCGCGCTGGGCGGAGCACTCAACGAGTCGTCGGTCGAGGCCCTCACGGCGCGTGTCGTGGCCGGGGCGGCGAACAACCAGCTGGCGCACGACGGCATCGGCAAGCTCGTGACCGACCGCGGGATCGTCTACGCGCCGGACTACTGCGTGAACTCCGGCGGCGTCATCCAGGTCGCCGACGAGCTCGACCCGAGCGGCTTCTCCTTCGACCGCGCGAAGGCGCGGGCCACCGGCATCTTCGACACCACGCTGGCCGTCCTCGAGCGCGCGGCGAGCGAGGGCATCACCACCGCCGAGGCCGCCGACCGCCAGGCCGAGCAGCGCATCCGCGAGATCGGGCGGCTGGCGCAGATCCGGCTCCCTTGA
- a CDS encoding SDR family NAD(P)-dependent oxidoreductase, producing the protein MGIDPAGQVVVITGSSSGIGAAAARRLAARGATVCLLARREAELEAVAAAIRADGGDAHAHPVDLTDEASTRSAVERILADHGRVDVLVSNAARSIRRPIVDSLDRLHDHERVMAINYFAAVRLIHLVLPSMLATGRGHVVVSSTLSTQVPIPLFSAYLASKSALESYVRSLSAELGHRGITTSTVHFPMVRTEMSGGTEIYRAMSMMSPDEAGRWIERAVVSRPSRITSAFGVAGETSMALLPGVVTRATAPFFRRMDRNLARRAAAGDVRE; encoded by the coding sequence ATGGGCATCGATCCGGCCGGGCAGGTCGTCGTCATCACGGGCTCCTCCAGCGGCATCGGCGCCGCGGCCGCGCGCCGGCTCGCCGCGCGCGGTGCGACGGTGTGCCTGCTGGCCCGGCGCGAGGCCGAGCTGGAGGCCGTCGCCGCGGCGATCCGGGCCGACGGCGGCGACGCCCACGCCCATCCGGTCGACCTCACCGACGAGGCGTCCACCCGCTCGGCCGTCGAGCGCATCCTGGCCGACCACGGCCGCGTCGACGTCCTCGTCAGCAATGCCGCGCGCTCGATCCGGCGCCCCATCGTGGACTCGCTCGACCGCCTGCACGACCACGAGCGCGTCATGGCGATCAACTACTTCGCGGCCGTGCGCCTCATCCACCTCGTGCTGCCGTCGATGCTCGCCACCGGGCGCGGCCACGTCGTGGTCAGCTCGACCCTGTCGACCCAGGTCCCGATCCCGCTGTTCTCGGCCTACCTGGCCAGCAAGAGCGCACTGGAGTCCTACGTACGCTCGCTGTCGGCCGAGCTGGGACACCGCGGCATCACCACCAGCACCGTGCACTTCCCGATGGTCCGCACCGAGATGTCCGGTGGCACCGAGATCTACCGGGCGATGTCGATGATGAGCCCGGACGAGGCCGGCCGGTGGATCGAGCGCGCCGTGGTGTCGCGCCCCTCGCGGATCACGAGCGCGTTCGGCGTGGCCGGCGAGACGTCGATGGCGCTGCTGCCCGGCGTCGTGACGCGCGCGACCGCGCCGTTCTTCCGGCGCATGGACCGCAACCTCGCACGTCGTGCCGCCGCCGGCGACGTTCGCGAGTAG
- a CDS encoding sterol desaturase family protein, which yields MLAELLDPMKNPLTYAVPFFVLSIAIELAALKWLDHDDNVTGYAFKDARTSISMGIGSILFLTVFKIITFFAFVFVFAHFALFELDVSAWWYWPALLVGLDFCYYWHHRFSHRVRIGWAGHQSHHSSEFMNFGTALRQKWNPWFEFFFWLPLPLLGFAPWTLFAAFAINLIYQFFVHTEVVGKLPRPIEWVFNTPSHHRVHHGSDPEYLDKNYGGILIVWDRMFGTFQRELHRPRYGLTHPVETYNILTLQYGDYRKMAADVRSASTWREKVGYVLGPPGWKPDGTIDRGRTEAGTH from the coding sequence GTGCTGGCCGAACTCCTGGACCCGATGAAGAACCCACTGACCTACGCGGTGCCGTTCTTCGTGCTGAGCATCGCGATCGAGCTGGCCGCGCTGAAGTGGCTCGACCACGACGACAACGTCACGGGCTACGCCTTCAAGGACGCGCGCACCTCGATCTCGATGGGCATCGGCTCGATCCTGTTCCTGACGGTCTTCAAGATCATCACGTTCTTCGCGTTCGTCTTCGTGTTCGCCCATTTCGCCCTGTTCGAGCTGGACGTCTCGGCCTGGTGGTACTGGCCGGCGCTGCTCGTCGGACTCGACTTCTGCTACTACTGGCACCACCGCTTCAGCCACCGCGTGCGGATCGGCTGGGCCGGCCACCAGTCGCACCACTCCAGCGAGTTCATGAACTTCGGGACCGCGCTGCGGCAGAAGTGGAACCCGTGGTTCGAGTTCTTCTTCTGGCTGCCGCTCCCGCTGCTGGGGTTCGCGCCGTGGACCCTGTTCGCCGCCTTCGCGATCAACCTGATCTACCAGTTCTTCGTGCACACCGAGGTCGTCGGCAAGCTGCCGCGGCCGATCGAGTGGGTGTTCAACACCCCCTCCCACCACCGCGTGCACCACGGCTCCGACCCCGAGTACCTCGACAAGAACTACGGCGGCATCCTCATCGTCTGGGACCGGATGTTCGGCACCTTCCAGCGCGAGCTGCACCGTCCGCGGTACGGGCTCACGCATCCGGTCGAGACCTACAACATCCTCACGCTGCAGTACGGCGACTACCGCAAGATGGCTGCCGACGTGAGGTCGGCGTCCACGTGGCGCGAGAAGGTCGGCTACGTGCTCGGTCCGCCCGGGTGGAAGCCCGACGGCACGATCGACCGCGGCCGCACCGAGGCCGGCACGCACTGA
- a CDS encoding SDR family NAD(P)-dependent oxidoreductase, with product MPTAVVTGASSGIGEATARALSAAGYTVLAAARRRDRIERLAEEIDAIALPCDITNPDDVARLAEAVGDRLDLLVNNAGGAKGLEDVTEADLDDWRWMYETNVLGTVAVTKALAPALINSGAGTIINVGSTAGRVTYEGGGGYTAAKHALAAVTETLRLELNGQPVRITEIAPGMVRTEEFSLTRFDGDSTRADAVYAGVDEPLVAEDIADAITWVATRPRHVDVDLMVIKPVAQAAQWKVHRRPQ from the coding sequence ATGCCCACAGCCGTCGTCACCGGAGCCAGCAGCGGGATCGGCGAGGCCACGGCCCGCGCCCTGTCGGCCGCCGGCTACACCGTCCTGGCCGCCGCCCGCCGGCGCGACCGCATCGAGCGGCTCGCCGAGGAGATCGACGCCATCGCACTGCCGTGCGACATCACGAACCCCGACGACGTGGCCCGGCTGGCCGAGGCCGTCGGCGACCGGCTCGACCTGCTCGTCAACAACGCCGGCGGCGCGAAGGGCCTCGAGGACGTCACCGAGGCCGACCTGGACGACTGGCGCTGGATGTACGAGACGAACGTCCTCGGCACCGTCGCGGTCACGAAGGCGCTAGCGCCGGCGTTGATCAACTCCGGTGCCGGCACGATCATCAACGTCGGCTCCACCGCGGGCCGGGTGACCTACGAGGGCGGCGGCGGCTACACCGCGGCCAAGCACGCCCTGGCCGCCGTCACCGAGACCCTGAGGCTCGAGCTCAACGGACAGCCCGTCCGGATCACCGAGATCGCGCCGGGCATGGTCCGGACCGAGGAGTTCAGCCTGACCCGCTTCGACGGCGACAGCACGCGCGCCGACGCCGTCTACGCGGGCGTGGACGAGCCGCTCGTGGCCGAGGACATCGCCGACGCGATCACCTGGGTCGCCACGCGGCCGCGGCACGTGGACGTCGACCTGATGGTCATCAAGCCGGTCGCCCAGGCCGCGCAGTGGAAGGTGCACCGCCGGCCCCAGTGA